A genomic region of Caulobacter vibrioides contains the following coding sequences:
- a CDS encoding succinate dehydrogenase assembly factor 2, translating to MTIDHDSRLRRLRFRAWHRGFREADLILGPFAETHGPNLTPEQLDTLEALLEQSDREIYAWIVGQEPTPPAFETDVMAMIRTFRFQAHASRPAGDGA from the coding sequence ATGACGATTGATCACGACTCCCGCCTTCGGCGTCTTCGTTTCCGCGCTTGGCACCGCGGCTTTCGCGAAGCGGACCTCATCCTGGGGCCGTTCGCGGAGACCCATGGGCCGAACCTGACGCCCGAGCAGTTGGACACGCTTGAAGCGCTGCTCGAACAGTCGGATCGCGAGATCTACGCCTGGATCGTCGGACAGGAGCCGACGCCCCCCGCGTTCGAGACCGACGTCATGGCGATGATCCGGACGTTCCGGTTCCAGGCGCACGCGTCGCGCCCTGCGGGTGATGGCGCCTGA
- a CDS encoding DEAD/DEAH box helicase, whose amino-acid sequence MTEFTDLGLSPTTLQAVADTGYTTATPIQAQAIPVALAGQDVLGIAQTGTGKTAAFTLPLIDRLQSGRAKARMPRALVIAPTRELADQVAASFEKYAKGTKLSWALLIGGVSFGDQEKKLDRGVDVLIATPGRLLDHFERGKLLMTGVQFLVVDEADRMLDMGFIPDIERIFKMTPPKKQTLFFSATMPPEITRLTKQFLRDPVRIEVARPATTNANITQLLVKVPSSDPKAKRLALRALIEKAGIETGIVFCNRKTEVDIVAKSLKVHGYDAAPIHGDLDQTQRMKTLADFRSGALKILVASDVAARGLDIPAVSHVFNYDVPHHADDYVHRIGRTGRAGRTGITYMLVTPSDDKGFDKVIKLIGSTPDEEKLDLDYSNAVTVKREGDRKRGGRDRDRGERGERSERPARGRSRGRERAEETVEATVESVAEIIEAPAVAEERPARERRPRREREPKPVVSAPTAIEPERPVRTERPDRAERPERPVRGVQPVRDRDDDDRRVVGFGSDVPAFLARPPRSGK is encoded by the coding sequence ATGACTGAATTCACCGACCTAGGGCTTTCGCCCACGACCCTGCAGGCGGTCGCCGACACCGGCTATACCACTGCGACCCCCATTCAGGCCCAGGCCATTCCGGTGGCCCTCGCCGGCCAGGATGTCCTCGGCATCGCCCAGACGGGCACCGGCAAGACCGCCGCCTTCACCCTCCCGCTGATCGACCGCTTGCAGTCGGGGCGCGCCAAGGCTCGCATGCCGCGCGCCCTGGTCATCGCCCCGACCCGCGAACTGGCCGACCAGGTGGCCGCCAGCTTCGAAAAGTACGCCAAGGGCACCAAGCTGTCCTGGGCCCTGCTGATCGGCGGCGTGTCGTTCGGCGATCAGGAAAAGAAGCTGGATCGCGGCGTCGACGTGCTGATCGCCACGCCGGGCCGACTGCTTGACCACTTCGAGCGCGGCAAGTTGCTGATGACCGGCGTGCAGTTCCTCGTCGTCGACGAAGCCGACCGCATGCTGGACATGGGCTTCATTCCGGACATCGAGCGCATCTTCAAGATGACGCCGCCGAAGAAGCAGACCCTGTTCTTCTCGGCGACGATGCCGCCGGAAATCACCCGCCTGACCAAGCAGTTCCTGCGCGATCCGGTGCGGATCGAGGTGGCGCGTCCGGCGACCACCAACGCCAACATCACCCAGCTGCTGGTCAAGGTTCCCTCCTCTGATCCCAAGGCCAAGCGCCTGGCGCTGCGCGCCCTGATCGAGAAGGCCGGCATCGAGACGGGCATCGTGTTCTGCAACCGCAAGACCGAGGTCGATATCGTCGCAAAGTCGTTGAAGGTGCACGGCTATGACGCCGCGCCGATCCACGGCGACCTTGACCAGACCCAGCGCATGAAGACCCTGGCCGACTTCCGCTCGGGCGCGCTGAAGATCCTGGTGGCCTCGGACGTCGCCGCGCGCGGCCTCGACATCCCGGCCGTCAGTCACGTCTTCAACTATGACGTCCCGCACCATGCCGACGACTATGTCCACCGCATCGGCCGCACTGGCCGCGCGGGCCGGACGGGCATCACCTACATGCTGGTCACGCCGTCGGACGACAAGGGCTTCGACAAGGTCATCAAGCTGATCGGCTCGACGCCGGACGAAGAGAAGCTGGACCTCGACTACTCCAACGCCGTCACCGTGAAGCGCGAAGGCGACCGCAAGCGCGGGGGCCGCGATCGTGATCGTGGCGAGCGCGGCGAACGCAGCGAGCGCCCCGCGCGCGGCCGCAGTCGTGGCCGTGAGCGTGCCGAAGAGACCGTCGAAGCGACCGTGGAGAGCGTCGCTGAGATCATCGAAGCTCCCGCCGTGGCCGAGGAGCGTCCGGCGCGCGAACGGCGGCCGCGCCGCGAGCGTGAGCCCAAGCCTGTCGTGTCCGCACCGACGGCGATCGAGCCCGAACGTCCGGTCCGCACCGAGCGTCCCGATCGCGCCGAGCGCCCTGAACGTCCGGTGCGCGGCGTTCAGCCGGTCCGGGACCGCGACGACGATGATCGCCGCGTGGTCGGCTTCGGCTCGGACGTGCCCGCCTTCCTGGCTCGCCCACCGCGCAGCGGCAAGTAG